A window from Aliamphritea hakodatensis encodes these proteins:
- a CDS encoding YecH family protein, whose translation MFKAHVHEILEMIHASDKAYSVAELQEAVISHFSEDTVFNSCSIHDMSAAQAIEFLVQRGKFVPLQSGSPCCGGCGG comes from the coding sequence ATGTTCAAAGCACATGTGCATGAAATTTTAGAAATGATACATGCGTCTGATAAGGCATATTCTGTCGCAGAACTGCAGGAAGCGGTTATCAGCCACTTCAGTGAAGATACCGTTTTTAATTCCTGCTCAATCCATGATATGAGTGCAGCGCAGGCGATCGAATTTCTGGTGCAGCGTGGCAAGTTCGTTCCACTACAGTCAGGCTCTCCCTGCTGTGGCGGATGCGGCGGTTAA